A part of Gossypium hirsutum isolate 1008001.06 chromosome A07, Gossypium_hirsutum_v2.1, whole genome shotgun sequence genomic DNA contains:
- the LOC107952994 gene encoding uncharacterized protein isoform X1: MICSLQGALFQEIKHSRAIGQEFWVYVCCIAFGSPLHRHRQPSATSPSASPLLHLRRHPSAASPVFCHPICLGSIDIDLGKKRRRRLCDLSIVQNTPNLEEGNSEQQTVVGSSNVAETLDDPEEFQKFEDVRCLVIYTT; encoded by the exons ATGATATGCTCACTGCAAGGCGCCTTGTTTCAAGAAATCAAGCATTCAAGGGCAA TTGGTCAAGAATTCTGGGTTTACGTCTGCTGCATCGCCTTCGGTAGTCCTCTGCATCGTCATCGGCAGCCCTCTGCTACATCTCCATCGGCATCCCCTCTTCTACATCTCCGTCGGCATCCCTCTGCTGCTTCTCCAGTTTTCTGCCATCCAATTTGCTTAGGTTCAATCGACATTGACTTAG gaaaaaagcgtagaagaagattatgtgatttaagtattgtccagaatactccaaatttggaagaaggaaatagtgaacagcagacagttgttggatcttcgaatgtggcGGAGACACTTGATGATcctgaagaatttcaaa agttcgaggacgtacgctgCTTAGTGATTTATACAACTTAg
- the LOC107952994 gene encoding uncharacterized protein isoform X2, which yields MLTARRLVSRNQAFKVGQEFWVYVCCIAFGSPLHRHRQPSATSPSASPLLHLRRHPSAASPVFCHPICLGSIDIDLGKKRRRRLCDLSIVQNTPNLEEGNSEQQTVVGSSNVAETLDDPEEFQKFEDVRCLVIYTT from the exons ATGCTCACTGCAAGGCGCCTTGTTTCAAGAAATCAAGCATTCAAGG TTGGTCAAGAATTCTGGGTTTACGTCTGCTGCATCGCCTTCGGTAGTCCTCTGCATCGTCATCGGCAGCCCTCTGCTACATCTCCATCGGCATCCCCTCTTCTACATCTCCGTCGGCATCCCTCTGCTGCTTCTCCAGTTTTCTGCCATCCAATTTGCTTAGGTTCAATCGACATTGACTTAG gaaaaaagcgtagaagaagattatgtgatttaagtattgtccagaatactccaaatttggaagaaggaaatagtgaacagcagacagttgttggatcttcgaatgtggcGGAGACACTTGATGATcctgaagaatttcaaa agttcgaggacgtacgctgCTTAGTGATTTATACAACTTAg